The genome window CTATGCGCGTGGCTGCTCGCCGGCGCGGCGCTGGCCGCGGAACACGAGTGGGGCAAGTACGCGGTGGACGGGCGTCGCAGTGGCTACACCTACGCCGCGCCCGAGACCCGCGCCATGCAGGACGACGAGTTCGACAACCCGGGCTCGATGTGGGTGGCCAAGGGTGAAGACTTGTGGAACGCCGTGGACGGAGCCAAGGGCAAATCCTGCGCGAGTTGCCATGCCGACGCCGCCGACTCGATGCGCGGCGTGGGCGCGCGCTACCCGTTGGTCAGCAAGAGCGGCAAGCTCCTCAACCTCGAACGGCGCATCAACCTGTGCCGAGTCGGTGCGCTGGGCGCGCCGTCCTGGCCGCCCGAATCCGAGCCGCTGCTCGCCATGACGGCCTACATCAAGCACCAGTCGCTGGACATGCCGGTCAGCCCGGTGATCGACGGCGCGGCCGCGCCGTTCTTCGCCAAGGGCAAGGAAATCTACGAGACGCGGCGCGGGCAACTCGACCTCGCGTGCATCCATTGCCACGAGCAGAATCATGGCAACATGCTGCGCGCGCAGCGTTTGAGCGAAGGCATGTCCAACGGTTTTCCCGCCTACCGCCTGAAGTGGCAGGCGCTCGGTTCCCTGGAGCGCCGCATGAGCGGCTGCATGCAGGACATTCGCGCCGAGCCCTACCCGCAAGACGCCGACGAATACGTGGCGCTGGAACTCTATCTTGCCTGGCGCGCGCGCGGCCTGCCGGTCGAAACGCCGGCGGTGCGTAACTGAAGACGCGCCTAGCCGGCGCTGGCGAAACCGCGGAAGGCCGCCGGCAGGCGTTGAATGTCGGCGATGACTTCGGCCGGCATGTCCGAGGGCTGTTCGGAACTGGCGCTGGCATGCACGGTGTCGATGAGACCGCCGAAGCGCTTCGCGATGACACCCGCAATCTGGTC of Pseudomonadota bacterium contains these proteins:
- the soxA gene encoding sulfur oxidation c-type cytochrome SoxA; this translates as MRVSAVLCAWLLAGAALAAEHEWGKYAVDGRRSGYTYAAPETRAMQDDEFDNPGSMWVAKGEDLWNAVDGAKGKSCASCHADAADSMRGVGARYPLVSKSGKLLNLERRINLCRVGALGAPSWPPESEPLLAMTAYIKHQSLDMPVSPVIDGAAAPFFAKGKEIYETRRGQLDLACIHCHEQNHGNMLRAQRLSEGMSNGFPAYRLKWQALGSLERRMSGCMQDIRAEPYPQDADEYVALELYLAWRARGLPVETPAVRN